The following coding sequences are from one Rutidosis leptorrhynchoides isolate AG116_Rl617_1_P2 chromosome 11, CSIRO_AGI_Rlap_v1, whole genome shotgun sequence window:
- the LOC139876972 gene encoding transcription factor MYBC1-like, which yields MREIDDGESNWFSKWEDELPSPQDLTPLSQTLITPHLAIAFNIHNPNINNHNHNNQLPHNSQQPPISNSSEFVNSPELITTGGGSGGDEPARTLKRPRLVWTPQLHKRFVDSVAHLGIKSAVPKTIMQLMSVDGLTRENVASHLQKYRLYLKRMQGLSSGSGSDPATDHLFASSPVPAHFLHPGRARPDHYVPYVPVTAQQMVSVPGVGHHHGQLQPRYGQIDHFGSPRNGQFEHSFLNRQSQQQQQVIHRVGTPLNNNNNNNNNSGVSYVNDLESANGRKVLTLFPTGDD from the coding sequence ATGAGAGAAATTGATGATGGTGAATCAAATTGGTTTTCAAAATGGGAAGATGAACTCCCATCCCCACAAGACCTTACCCCTTTATCTCAAACCCTAATCACCCCTCATCTTGCTATTGCTTTTAACATTCATAATCCAAATATTAACAACCATAATCATAACAACCAACTACCACATAACAGCCAACAACCACCAATTTCAAATTCAAGTGAATTTGTTAATTCACCTGAACTTATTACTacaggtggtggtagtggtggtgatgAACCAGCAAGAACCTTGAAAAGACCGAGACTTGTGTGGACCCCACAACTCCATAAAAGGTTTGTTGATTCTGTTGCTCATTTAGGTATTAAAAGTGCTGTTCCTAAAACTATAATGCAACTTATGAGTGTTGATGGCCTAACTAGAGAGAATGTAGCTAGTCATTTGCAAAAATACAGACTTTATTTAAAAAGAATGCAGGGTCTTTCTTCCGGGTCAGGATCTGATCCAGCTACCGATCATTTATTCGCCAGTTCTCCGGTCCCTGCTCATTTTTTGCATCCGGGTCGGGCCAGGCCCGATCATTATGTACCTTACGTACCCGTAACGGCTCAGCAGATGGTTTCTGTGCCTGGTGTAGGACATCATCATGGTCAGTTGCAGCCTAGGTATGGGCAAATCGATCATTTTGGGTCACCGAGAAACGGGCAGTTTGAGCATTCGTTTTTGAACAGGCAAAGTCAACAGCAGCAACAAGTGATTCATAGGGTAGGGACAccattgaataataataataataataataacaattctggGGTGTCTTATGTTAATGATCTTGAATCTGCAAATGGTAGAAAGGTTTTGACTTTGTTTCCAACCGGAGATGATTAA
- the LOC139876670 gene encoding uncharacterized protein isoform X1 gives MEHPNSVASVTTTTCMDLADPFLVEALQNPRHRLTILRMELDIQKFIQNSEQQQFEFQHFPTSYLRLAAHRVAQHYGLQTMVLDTFSDGQGTRILVRKLAETKFPAICLSDIPTKLSENEKHEHVKVVLKPRPKLSSDGTNLGMKCNSVRTVEERMEDYDKARARIFSAPGSPQSEGTPSRTNSDVKNLCIDENEGYKQPTIELETSLSRDGNGNGNTSCVAILRDREKDLTDPDYDRSYKRYVRNVPVSQGFNVLPLTLPKFQAPCVQYDSIVPHPHLAQIPNPQAALHGYRSPTMNPYGGVMGVNHNNISRDGVYMQWPTHSMMYTHPYDQFRHTVFQQAPFCQQPLSFDYSQNH, from the exons atggAACACCCAAATTCAGTTGCATCAGTTACAACAACTACATGTATGGATTTAGCAGATCCGTTTTTGGTTGAAGCGCTGCAGAATCCACGTCATCGTCTCACTA TTTTGCGTATGGAACTTGATATTCAGAAATTTATTCAGAACTCTGAACAACAACAATTTGAATTTCAACATTTCCCGACTTCCTATCTTCGTCTTGCAGCCCATCGTGTTGCTCAACACTATGGTCTTCAAACAATGGTTCTTGATACCTTTTCAGATGGTCAAGGGACTCGAATATTGGTCAGAAAATTAGCAGAAACAAAATTCCCTGCAATTTGTTTATCAGATATACCAACTAAACTGTCTGAAAATGAGAAACATGAGCATGTGAAGGTTGTTTTAAAACCTAGACCAAAGTTATCTTCTGATGGAACAAATCTTGGTATGAAATGTAACTCGGTACGAACAGTTGAGGAACGAATGGAGGATTATGATAAGGCAAGGGCTCGTATTTTTAGTGCTCCTGGTAGTCCTCAGTCCGAGGGTACACCATCGAGGACCAATTCAGACGTTAAGAACTTGTGTATCGATGAAAATGAAGGGTATAAACAGCCTACTATTGAATTGGAAACAAGTTTGAGCCGAGATGGAAATGGTAATGGAAATACGTCTTGTGTAGCCATTCTTAGGGACAGGGAGAAGGATCTAACTGACCCGGATTATGATCGGAGTTATAAAAG GTATGTGAGGAATGTTCCTGTGAGTCAAGGGTTTAACGTGTTGCCTTTGACTTTGCCAAAGTTTCAAGCTCCATGTGTCCAATATGATTCTATAGTACCACACCCGCACCTGGCTCAAATTCCAAACCCTCAAGCAGCACTTCATGGGTATAGGAGTCCGACTATGAATCCATATGGTGGTGTCATGGGTGTGAATCACAACAACATATCAAGGGATGGTGTCTATATGCAATGGCCAACTCATTCCATGATGTATACCCATCCATATGATCAGTTTAGACATACCGTTTTCCAG CAGGCACCATTCTGTCAGCAACCCCTGAGTTTTGATTACTCCCAAAACCATTAG
- the LOC139876670 gene encoding uncharacterized protein isoform X2, whose protein sequence is MEHPNSVASVTTTTCMDLADPFLVEALQNPRHRLTILRMELDIQKFIQNSEQQQFEFQHFPTSYLRLAAHRVAQHYGLQTMVLDTFSDGQGTRILVRKLAETKFPAICLSDIPTKLSENEKHEHVKVVLKPRPKLSSDGTNLGMKCNSVRTVEERMEDYDKARARIFSAPGSPQSEGTPSRTNSDVKNLCIDENEGYKQPTIELETSLSRDGNGNGNTSCVAILRDREKDLTDPDYDRSYKRYVRNVPVSQGFNVLPLTLPKFQAPCVQYDSIVPHPHLAQIPNPQAALHGYRSPTMNPYGGVMGVNHNNISRDGVYMQWPTHSMMYTHPYDQFRHTVFQAPFCQQPLSFDYSQNH, encoded by the exons atggAACACCCAAATTCAGTTGCATCAGTTACAACAACTACATGTATGGATTTAGCAGATCCGTTTTTGGTTGAAGCGCTGCAGAATCCACGTCATCGTCTCACTA TTTTGCGTATGGAACTTGATATTCAGAAATTTATTCAGAACTCTGAACAACAACAATTTGAATTTCAACATTTCCCGACTTCCTATCTTCGTCTTGCAGCCCATCGTGTTGCTCAACACTATGGTCTTCAAACAATGGTTCTTGATACCTTTTCAGATGGTCAAGGGACTCGAATATTGGTCAGAAAATTAGCAGAAACAAAATTCCCTGCAATTTGTTTATCAGATATACCAACTAAACTGTCTGAAAATGAGAAACATGAGCATGTGAAGGTTGTTTTAAAACCTAGACCAAAGTTATCTTCTGATGGAACAAATCTTGGTATGAAATGTAACTCGGTACGAACAGTTGAGGAACGAATGGAGGATTATGATAAGGCAAGGGCTCGTATTTTTAGTGCTCCTGGTAGTCCTCAGTCCGAGGGTACACCATCGAGGACCAATTCAGACGTTAAGAACTTGTGTATCGATGAAAATGAAGGGTATAAACAGCCTACTATTGAATTGGAAACAAGTTTGAGCCGAGATGGAAATGGTAATGGAAATACGTCTTGTGTAGCCATTCTTAGGGACAGGGAGAAGGATCTAACTGACCCGGATTATGATCGGAGTTATAAAAG GTATGTGAGGAATGTTCCTGTGAGTCAAGGGTTTAACGTGTTGCCTTTGACTTTGCCAAAGTTTCAAGCTCCATGTGTCCAATATGATTCTATAGTACCACACCCGCACCTGGCTCAAATTCCAAACCCTCAAGCAGCACTTCATGGGTATAGGAGTCCGACTATGAATCCATATGGTGGTGTCATGGGTGTGAATCACAACAACATATCAAGGGATGGTGTCTATATGCAATGGCCAACTCATTCCATGATGTATACCCATCCATATGATCAGTTTAGACATACCGTTTTCCAG GCACCATTCTGTCAGCAACCCCTGAGTTTTGATTACTCCCAAAACCATTAG
- the LOC139876670 gene encoding uncharacterized protein isoform X3, with protein sequence MEHPNSVASVTTTTCMDLADPFLVEALQNPRHRLTILRMELDIQKFIQNSEQQQFEFQHFPTSYLRLAAHRVAQHYGLQTMVLDTFSDGQGTRILVRKLAETKFPAICLSDIPTKLSENEKHEHVKVVLKPRPKLSSDGTNLGMKCNSVRTVEERMEDYDKARARIFSAPGSPQSEGTPSRTNSDVKNLCIDENEGYKQPTIELETSLSRDGNGNGNTSCVAILRDREKDLTDPDYDRSYKRYVRNVPVSQGFNVLPLTLPKFQAPCVQYDSIVPHPHLAQIPNPQAALHGYRSPTMNPYGGVMGVNHNNISRDGVYMQWPTHSMMYTHPYDQFRHTVFQLTGLAGTILSATPEF encoded by the exons atggAACACCCAAATTCAGTTGCATCAGTTACAACAACTACATGTATGGATTTAGCAGATCCGTTTTTGGTTGAAGCGCTGCAGAATCCACGTCATCGTCTCACTA TTTTGCGTATGGAACTTGATATTCAGAAATTTATTCAGAACTCTGAACAACAACAATTTGAATTTCAACATTTCCCGACTTCCTATCTTCGTCTTGCAGCCCATCGTGTTGCTCAACACTATGGTCTTCAAACAATGGTTCTTGATACCTTTTCAGATGGTCAAGGGACTCGAATATTGGTCAGAAAATTAGCAGAAACAAAATTCCCTGCAATTTGTTTATCAGATATACCAACTAAACTGTCTGAAAATGAGAAACATGAGCATGTGAAGGTTGTTTTAAAACCTAGACCAAAGTTATCTTCTGATGGAACAAATCTTGGTATGAAATGTAACTCGGTACGAACAGTTGAGGAACGAATGGAGGATTATGATAAGGCAAGGGCTCGTATTTTTAGTGCTCCTGGTAGTCCTCAGTCCGAGGGTACACCATCGAGGACCAATTCAGACGTTAAGAACTTGTGTATCGATGAAAATGAAGGGTATAAACAGCCTACTATTGAATTGGAAACAAGTTTGAGCCGAGATGGAAATGGTAATGGAAATACGTCTTGTGTAGCCATTCTTAGGGACAGGGAGAAGGATCTAACTGACCCGGATTATGATCGGAGTTATAAAAG GTATGTGAGGAATGTTCCTGTGAGTCAAGGGTTTAACGTGTTGCCTTTGACTTTGCCAAAGTTTCAAGCTCCATGTGTCCAATATGATTCTATAGTACCACACCCGCACCTGGCTCAAATTCCAAACCCTCAAGCAGCACTTCATGGGTATAGGAGTCCGACTATGAATCCATATGGTGGTGTCATGGGTGTGAATCACAACAACATATCAAGGGATGGTGTCTATATGCAATGGCCAACTCATTCCATGATGTATACCCATCCATATGATCAGTTTAGACATACCGTTTTCCAG TTGACTGGTTTAGCAGGCACCATTCTGTCAGCAACCCCTGAGTTTTGA